A window of the Streptomyces formicae genome harbors these coding sequences:
- a CDS encoding carbohydrate ABC transporter permease: MTMTLTKPAAPVTGRAPARHRRGQRIAKLGFYVPALVYLAVFFGYPVVANVVMAFQDYTVSSFYDGDAPWTGWDNYASVFGNELFSATLWNTVVFTLASLAFQFAIGLGLALFFRRHFPLSGVLRALLLLPWLLPLLVSGTVFRWLLDQDYGVLNHVLLGLHVIDAPVGWLVDPAYAMTAVVIANIWIGIPFNMVILYGGLQTIPEQLYEAASLDGASAWQRFRHVTWPLLRPVTTVVLMLGLIYTIKAFDVIMVLTQAGPADATQLLSTWSYQLSFTELHFGEGAAVGNVLVVIAMLFALGYLRVVRTEQAGR; this comes from the coding sequence ATGACCATGACCCTCACCAAGCCGGCAGCGCCGGTGACCGGCCGCGCCCCCGCCCGGCACCGTCGCGGCCAACGGATCGCCAAGCTCGGCTTCTACGTCCCCGCCCTGGTCTACCTCGCGGTCTTCTTCGGCTACCCCGTCGTCGCCAACGTTGTCATGGCCTTCCAGGACTACACGGTGAGCTCGTTCTACGACGGGGACGCCCCCTGGACCGGCTGGGACAACTACGCGTCCGTGTTCGGCAACGAGCTGTTCTCGGCCACCCTGTGGAACACCGTCGTCTTCACCCTCGCGTCGCTGGCCTTCCAGTTCGCAATCGGGCTCGGCCTCGCACTGTTCTTCCGCCGGCACTTCCCGCTCAGCGGGGTGCTGCGCGCCCTGCTGCTCCTGCCCTGGCTGCTGCCGCTCCTCGTCTCCGGGACCGTCTTCCGCTGGCTGCTGGACCAGGACTACGGCGTGCTCAACCACGTACTCCTCGGTCTGCACGTGATCGACGCCCCCGTCGGCTGGCTGGTCGACCCGGCCTACGCCATGACCGCCGTGGTCATCGCCAACATCTGGATCGGCATCCCCTTCAACATGGTGATCCTTTACGGAGGTCTGCAGACCATCCCCGAGCAGTTGTACGAGGCCGCGTCCCTGGACGGGGCGAGCGCCTGGCAGCGGTTCCGCCACGTCACCTGGCCGCTGCTCCGCCCGGTCACCACCGTCGTGCTGATGCTCGGCCTCATCTACACCATCAAGGCGTTCGACGTGATCATGGTGCTCACCCAGGCCGGGCCCGCCGATGCGACCCAGCTGCTCTCCACCTGGTCCTACCAGCTCTCCTTCACCGAACTGCACTTCGGCGAAGGTGCCGCAGTCGGCAACGTACTCGTCGTCATCGCCATGCTCTTCGCGCTGGGCTACCTGCGCGTGGTCCGTACCGAGCAGGCCGGAAGGTAA
- a CDS encoding sugar ABC transporter substrate-binding protein, producing MNRPLARGVLASSAAFALTVSTGGCELVTAETGPNTLTVADYYTSEPGNTALTSILHSCGRDLGVTVEREVMPRSQLVPKLLRDGAAHTLSDLVLTDNPDLAKLASTGALLRLDGKVDTEGFYESVLQAGSYQGKLYGVAPGVNGLALFYDKRVLAAEGIEPPTTWEELRSTARKLTKGHRHGLALSAIGTEEGTWQFEPFLWGAGGELTDLDSPGAIEALTYWKSLFDDGSVSTSALNWEQANAADAFIGGHAAMMINGSWQLASLDAETHLDYGVVPLPVKEAGGTPASPMGGETWAVPKGGKQDKAVRLLDCVLSDKNMLQWSRLRADVASKPAVARKLVKEQPDLAPFVASAPSARARTAVLGTRYPAVSKAISTALQQVATGKLSPAKAMAAAQRQAEAADH from the coding sequence ATGAACCGACCTCTCGCCCGCGGTGTGCTGGCCTCCTCTGCCGCCTTCGCACTCACCGTCAGCACCGGTGGCTGCGAACTGGTCACGGCCGAGACCGGGCCCAACACCCTGACCGTCGCCGACTACTACACCTCCGAGCCCGGCAACACCGCGCTGACCAGCATCCTGCATTCCTGTGGGCGCGATCTCGGTGTCACCGTGGAGCGCGAGGTGATGCCGCGCTCCCAACTCGTCCCGAAACTGCTGCGCGACGGCGCCGCGCACACCCTCTCCGACCTCGTCCTCACCGACAACCCGGACCTCGCCAAGCTCGCATCGACCGGCGCGTTGCTCCGGCTCGACGGCAAGGTCGACACGGAAGGGTTCTACGAGAGCGTGCTGCAGGCGGGCAGCTACCAGGGCAAGCTCTACGGCGTGGCCCCCGGCGTCAACGGCCTCGCGCTCTTCTACGACAAGCGCGTCCTCGCGGCGGAGGGCATCGAGCCGCCCACCACATGGGAGGAACTGCGCTCCACGGCAAGGAAGCTGACCAAGGGGCACCGGCACGGCCTCGCCCTCTCCGCGATCGGCACCGAGGAAGGCACCTGGCAGTTCGAGCCGTTCCTGTGGGGCGCGGGCGGGGAACTCACCGACCTCGACTCGCCGGGGGCCATCGAGGCACTCACCTACTGGAAGTCCCTCTTCGACGACGGCTCGGTCTCCACATCGGCGCTGAACTGGGAACAGGCCAACGCCGCCGACGCGTTCATCGGCGGCCACGCCGCGATGATGATCAACGGCTCCTGGCAGCTGGCATCGCTGGACGCCGAGACGCACCTCGACTACGGGGTCGTGCCGCTCCCGGTCAAGGAGGCGGGAGGCACGCCGGCCAGCCCCATGGGCGGCGAGACCTGGGCCGTACCCAAGGGCGGGAAGCAGGACAAAGCCGTGCGGCTCCTGGACTGCGTACTCAGCGACAAGAACATGCTCCAGTGGTCACGGCTGCGGGCCGACGTGGCGAGCAAGCCGGCCGTCGCCCGCAAGCTGGTGAAGGAGCAGCCCGACCTCGCCCCGTTCGTGGCCAGCGCCCCCAGCGCCCGCGCCCGCACCGCCGTACTCGGCACCCGCTACCCCGCGGTGTCCAAGGCCATATCGACCGCTCTGCAGCAGGTCGCCACCGGAAAGCTCAGTCCCGCCAAGGCCATGGCCGCCGCCCAGCGCCAGGCCGAAGCGGCCGACCACTGA